One window of Burkholderia vietnamiensis LMG 10929 genomic DNA carries:
- a CDS encoding HutD family protein, producing MTALDQAPADARPAVATIRGAALVASPWKNGGGVTREIAAYPPGAALDAFAWRVSVADVGAGGPFSRFDGVDRTLVLLSGAGMTLAEAGGARHVLDTPLARADFAGEAAIDATLHAGATRDFNLMTRRSAARATLAVWRAGTHRVEPADTVLLFCAAGALDVAIGGARYALQELDTLRLDAPPRAFDVVVSAGGALLAVSLTVDARD from the coding sequence ATGACGGCGCTCGACCAGGCGCCGGCCGACGCGCGGCCCGCCGTCGCGACGATCCGCGGCGCGGCGCTCGTCGCGTCGCCGTGGAAGAACGGCGGCGGCGTGACGCGCGAGATCGCGGCCTATCCGCCGGGCGCCGCGCTCGATGCGTTCGCGTGGCGCGTGAGCGTCGCGGACGTCGGCGCGGGCGGGCCGTTCTCGCGGTTCGACGGCGTCGACCGCACGCTCGTGCTGCTGTCGGGCGCGGGCATGACGCTGGCCGAAGCGGGCGGTGCGCGCCATGTGCTCGACACGCCGCTCGCGCGCGCGGACTTCGCCGGCGAAGCGGCCATCGACGCGACGCTGCACGCCGGCGCGACGCGCGACTTCAATCTGATGACGCGCCGCTCGGCCGCGCGCGCGACGCTCGCCGTGTGGCGCGCGGGCACGCATCGCGTCGAGCCCGCCGACACCGTGCTGCTGTTCTGCGCGGCCGGCGCGCTCGACGTCGCGATCGGCGGCGCGCGCTACGCACTGCAGGAACTGGACACGCTGCGGCTCGACGCGCCGCCGCGTGCGTTTGACGTCGTGGTGAGCGCGGGCGGCGCGTTGCTCGCCGTGTCGCTCACCGTCGATGCACGAGACTGA
- the hutI gene encoding imidazolonepropionase, with amino-acid sequence MKPTVWHHLRLCTHGHPDETIDDAAIVVDETGTIRWLGAFSALPQDYAHWQREDLHGAWVTPGLVDCHTHLVYGGTRADEFAQRLAGVSYEEIARQGGGIVSTVRATRAADETALFVQAAARLQPLLAEGVTAIEIKSGYGLDLASERKMLRVARQLGERFPVAVYTTFLGAHALPPEYAGRADAYIDDVCERMLPALADEGLVDAVDVFCERIGFSLAQTERVFDAATRRGLPVKLHAEQLSNAGGTALAARYRALSADHLEFLDEAGVAAMKAAGTVAVLLPGAYYFIRETQLPPLELLRKHGVPIALATDHNPGTSPLESLLLTMNLGCTLFRMTVPEVLQGVTRHAAAALGRADRHGVLEAGRPADFAVWSIGSLSELAYWIGRPLCEQVVRGGATVFRRING; translated from the coding sequence ATGAAACCGACTGTCTGGCATCACCTGAGGCTGTGTACACACGGCCATCCCGACGAAACGATCGACGATGCGGCGATCGTCGTCGACGAAACCGGCACGATCCGGTGGCTCGGCGCGTTCTCCGCGCTGCCGCAAGACTATGCGCACTGGCAGCGCGAAGACCTGCACGGTGCGTGGGTGACGCCGGGCCTCGTCGACTGCCATACCCACCTCGTGTACGGCGGCACGCGCGCGGACGAATTCGCGCAGCGCCTCGCCGGCGTCAGCTACGAGGAGATCGCGCGGCAGGGCGGCGGGATCGTGTCGACCGTGCGCGCGACGCGCGCGGCCGACGAGACCGCGCTGTTCGTGCAGGCCGCCGCGCGTCTGCAGCCGTTGCTCGCCGAAGGCGTGACCGCGATCGAGATCAAGTCGGGCTACGGCCTCGACCTCGCGAGCGAGCGCAAGATGCTGCGCGTCGCGCGCCAGCTCGGCGAGCGCTTCCCCGTCGCCGTCTACACGACCTTCCTCGGCGCGCATGCGCTGCCGCCCGAATATGCGGGGCGCGCCGACGCATACATCGACGACGTGTGCGAGCGGATGCTGCCGGCGCTCGCCGACGAAGGGCTGGTCGACGCGGTCGACGTGTTCTGCGAGCGCATCGGTTTTTCGCTCGCGCAGACCGAGCGCGTGTTCGACGCCGCGACGCGACGCGGGCTGCCGGTGAAGCTGCATGCGGAGCAGCTGTCGAACGCCGGCGGCACCGCGCTGGCCGCGCGCTACCGCGCGCTGTCGGCCGATCACCTCGAATTCCTCGACGAGGCCGGCGTCGCCGCGATGAAGGCGGCCGGCACCGTCGCCGTTCTGCTTCCCGGCGCGTATTACTTCATCCGCGAAACGCAGTTGCCGCCGCTCGAGCTGCTGCGCAAGCACGGCGTGCCGATTGCGCTCGCGACCGATCACAACCCCGGCACGTCGCCGCTCGAATCGCTGCTGCTGACCATGAACCTCGGCTGCACGCTGTTCCGGATGACCGTGCCGGAGGTGCTGCAGGGCGTGACGCGCCATGCGGCGGCGGCGCTCGGCCGCGCGGATCGGCATGGCGTGCTCGAGGCCGGACGCCCGGCCGATTTCGCGGTGTGGTCGATCGGCTCGCTGTCGGAGCTCGCGTACTGGATCGGCCGTCCGCTGTGCGAGCAGGTCGTGCGCGGCGGCGCGACGGTGTTTCGCCGGATCAACGGCTAG
- a CDS encoding formimidoylglutamate deiminase — protein MTETTLFADHAYLPDGWRRNVLLGWDATGTLTGVRADSDAPAGVARAAGPVLPGMPNLHSHAFQRAMAGLTEYRANPADSFWSWRDLMYRFALKITPDALAAIARWLYVEMLKCGYTSVCEFHYVHHAQDGSRYPQIAELGTRVIDAARAAGIGITMLPVSYQFAGFGNKPPRDDQRRFINTPDGLLELLDAMRRVAPEHGGLRYGVAPHSLRAVSENGLRALLDGVPDDAPVHIHIAEQTAEVDDCVRAYGARPVQWLLDRFDVDARWCVVHATHVDAAETAALAKRRAVAGLCLTTEANLGDGVFPAVDYLAQGGVFGVGSDSHASVDWRAELRLLEYGQRLVHRARNVLASDAQPRVADRLFDAALAGGAQASGRRIGALREGCRADWLVLDPAHPAIAEHDSGAWLSGAVFAEHGDTPVLDVYAGGERVVSGRRHRDEAEAYADYRAALAQLLR, from the coding sequence ATGACCGAAACGACGTTGTTCGCGGATCATGCATACCTGCCCGACGGCTGGCGCCGCAACGTGCTGCTGGGCTGGGACGCCACCGGCACGCTGACCGGCGTGCGCGCCGATAGCGACGCGCCGGCGGGCGTGGCGCGCGCGGCCGGGCCCGTACTGCCCGGCATGCCGAACCTGCATTCGCACGCGTTCCAGCGCGCGATGGCGGGGCTCACCGAATACCGCGCGAATCCCGCCGACAGCTTCTGGAGCTGGCGCGACCTGATGTACCGCTTCGCGCTGAAGATCACGCCCGACGCGCTCGCGGCGATCGCGCGCTGGCTGTACGTCGAGATGCTCAAGTGCGGCTATACGTCGGTGTGCGAATTCCATTACGTGCATCACGCGCAGGACGGCTCGCGCTATCCGCAGATCGCGGAACTCGGCACGCGCGTGATCGACGCGGCGCGCGCGGCCGGCATCGGCATCACGATGCTGCCGGTGTCCTACCAGTTCGCCGGCTTCGGCAACAAGCCGCCGCGCGACGACCAGCGCCGCTTCATCAACACGCCGGACGGCCTGCTCGAACTGCTCGACGCGATGCGTCGCGTCGCGCCCGAGCATGGCGGGCTGCGCTACGGCGTCGCGCCGCATTCGCTGCGCGCGGTGTCCGAGAACGGCCTGCGTGCGTTGCTCGACGGCGTGCCCGACGATGCACCCGTGCATATCCACATCGCCGAGCAGACGGCCGAAGTCGACGACTGCGTGCGCGCGTACGGCGCGCGCCCGGTGCAATGGCTGCTCGATCGCTTCGACGTCGATGCGCGCTGGTGCGTCGTGCACGCCACGCACGTCGATGCAGCCGAGACGGCAGCGCTCGCGAAGCGGCGCGCGGTGGCGGGGCTGTGCCTCACTACCGAGGCGAATCTCGGCGACGGCGTGTTCCCGGCCGTCGACTATCTCGCGCAGGGCGGCGTGTTCGGCGTCGGCTCCGACAGTCACGCATCGGTCGACTGGCGCGCGGAGCTGCGCCTGCTCGAATACGGGCAGCGGCTCGTGCATCGCGCGCGCAACGTGCTCGCCAGCGACGCGCAGCCGCGCGTGGCCGACCGGCTGTTCGACGCGGCGCTCGCGGGCGGCGCGCAGGCGAGCGGGCGGCGCATCGGTGCGCTGCGCGAAGGCTGCCGCGCCGACTGGCTCGTGCTCGATCCCGCGCATCCGGCGATCGCCGAACACGACAGCGGCGCATGGCTGTCGGGCGCGGTGTTCGCCGAGCATGGCGACACGCCGGTGCTCGACGTGTATGCCGGCGGCGAGCGCGTCGTGAGCGGCCGCCGCCATCGCGACGAGGCCGAGGCCTATGCGGATTACCGCGCCGCGCTCGCGCAACTGCTGCGCTGA
- the hutG gene encoding N-formylglutamate deformylase: MTEQPAVFTLKQGTLPLLISIPHAGTYIPDDIAATMTPDARFVDDCDWHLERLYGFAAQLGASILVPSHARYVVDLNRPPDDENLYPGQDTTGLVPVDTFDKAPLYRADTLPGSDEIMRRRDRYWRPYHDALQREIARLKGEHGRVLVWEAHSIRSHVPRFFEGRLPDFNFGTSSGASAAPGLAEALAACVHAHGGYTAVANGRFKGGYITRHYGVPASGVEAVQLELSQITYMDETRPYAYDDARAAQVVPLLRTLVETALAHRG; encoded by the coding sequence ATGACTGAACAACCGGCTGTATTCACGCTGAAGCAGGGCACGCTGCCGCTGCTGATCTCGATTCCGCATGCGGGCACCTACATCCCCGACGACATCGCCGCGACGATGACGCCGGACGCGCGCTTCGTCGACGATTGCGACTGGCACCTCGAGCGGCTGTACGGATTCGCCGCGCAACTCGGCGCGTCGATCCTGGTGCCGTCGCATGCGCGTTACGTCGTCGACCTGAACCGTCCGCCCGACGACGAGAACCTCTACCCGGGGCAGGACACGACCGGGCTCGTGCCGGTCGACACCTTCGACAAGGCGCCGCTGTATCGGGCCGACACGCTGCCGGGCAGCGACGAGATCATGCGCCGTCGCGACCGCTACTGGCGTCCGTATCACGACGCGCTGCAACGCGAGATCGCGCGGCTGAAGGGCGAGCACGGCCGCGTGCTCGTCTGGGAAGCGCATTCGATCCGCTCGCACGTGCCGCGCTTCTTCGAAGGCCGCTTGCCGGACTTCAACTTCGGCACGTCGAGCGGCGCGAGCGCGGCGCCTGGGCTCGCCGAGGCGCTCGCCGCCTGCGTGCACGCGCACGGCGGCTACACGGCGGTTGCGAACGGACGTTTCAAGGGCGGCTACATCACGCGTCACTACGGCGTACCGGCGAGCGGCGTAGAAGCCGTGCAGCTCGAGCTGTCGCAGATCACCTACATGGACGAGACGCGCCCGTATGCGTACGACGACGCGCGTGCCGCGCAGGTCGTGCCGTTGCTGCGCACGCTGGTGGAGACCGCGCTGGCGCATCGCGGATAG
- a CDS encoding gamma-glutamyl-gamma-aminobutyrate hydrolase family protein has translation MRARPIVAVSADRVLRGAHPNHTAGEKYLVAVVDGAGALAFVLPALGARQPVDAIVASLDGLLLTGSHSNVEPHHYGGPASAADTLHDAARDATVLPLVRAAIDAGVPVLAICRGMQELNVAYGGTLHQRLHASVGFHDHRERDGDPLERQYGPAHRVRFAPGGLLQRIARGAHDAMVNSLHDQGIARLGAGLAVEASAPDGLIEAVSVRGARAFALGVQWHPEWRFAEQPLSRDIFAAFGAACRARMTHRLHAAGYSMPSREASDIDTDTDNDTD, from the coding sequence ATGCGCGCGCGGCCGATCGTAGCGGTCAGCGCCGACCGCGTGCTGCGCGGCGCACACCCGAACCACACGGCCGGCGAGAAATATCTGGTCGCGGTGGTCGACGGCGCCGGTGCGCTCGCGTTCGTGTTGCCGGCGCTGGGCGCGCGGCAGCCGGTCGACGCGATCGTCGCGTCGCTCGACGGGCTGCTGCTGACCGGCAGTCATTCGAACGTCGAGCCGCATCACTACGGCGGCCCGGCAAGCGCCGCTGACACGCTGCACGACGCCGCGCGCGACGCGACCGTGCTGCCGCTCGTGCGCGCGGCGATCGACGCCGGCGTGCCAGTGCTCGCGATCTGCCGCGGCATGCAGGAGCTGAACGTCGCGTATGGCGGCACGCTGCATCAGCGGCTGCATGCGAGCGTCGGGTTCCACGATCATCGCGAGCGCGACGGCGATCCGCTCGAGCGGCAATACGGCCCCGCACACCGCGTGCGATTCGCGCCGGGTGGCCTGCTGCAACGCATCGCGCGCGGTGCGCATGACGCAATGGTCAATTCGCTGCACGATCAGGGCATCGCGCGGCTCGGTGCGGGGCTCGCGGTCGAGGCGAGCGCGCCGGATGGGCTGATCGAGGCCGTGAGCGTGCGCGGCGCGCGCGCGTTCGCGCTGGGCGTGCAGTGGCATCCCGAATGGCGGTTCGCGGAACAGCCGCTTTCGCGCGACATCTTCGCGGCATTCGGCGCGGCGTGCCGCGCGCGCATGACGCATCGCCTTCATGCGGCCGGCTACTCGATGCCGTCTCGGGAGGCGAGCGATATCGACACCGATACTGATAACGACACCGACTAA
- a CDS encoding glutamine synthetase family protein: protein MQSELSEFLRQHRITEVEAIIPDMAGIARGKIIPRNKFESGESMRLPQAVMVQTVTGDYPEDGSLTGVTDPDMVCVPDPSTICLIPWAVDPTAQVIHDCVHFDGSPVEISPRYVLRRVLDLYEAKGWKPVVAPELEFYLVDMNADPDLPLRPPVGRTGRAETGRQSYSIEAVNEFDPLFEDIYEYCEMQGLDIETLIHEVGAAQMEINFMHGDALSLADQVFLFKRTVREAALRHNMYATFMAKPMEDEPGSAMHIHQSLADARTGRNLFADEDGDVSPMFQSYLAGLQKYTPALMPIFAPYINSYRRLSRFMAAPINVQWGYDNRTVGFRIPQSAPAARRIENRIPGVDCNPYLAFAATLAAGYLGLTQQLAPTEPIASDGYDLPYQLPRNLEEGISLMAACTPLAGILGDKFVKAYLALKETEYEAFFRVISSWERRHLLLHV from the coding sequence ATGCAATCCGAACTGAGCGAATTCCTGCGTCAGCACCGCATCACCGAGGTCGAGGCGATCATTCCGGACATGGCCGGCATCGCGCGCGGCAAGATCATTCCGCGCAACAAGTTCGAATCCGGCGAGTCGATGCGGCTGCCGCAGGCCGTGATGGTGCAGACGGTCACGGGCGATTATCCGGAGGACGGCTCGCTGACCGGCGTGACCGATCCCGACATGGTGTGCGTGCCCGATCCGTCGACGATCTGCCTGATTCCGTGGGCCGTCGATCCGACCGCGCAGGTGATCCACGACTGCGTGCACTTCGACGGCTCGCCGGTCGAGATCTCGCCGCGCTATGTGCTGCGGCGCGTGCTGGATCTCTACGAGGCGAAGGGCTGGAAGCCGGTGGTCGCGCCGGAGCTGGAGTTCTATCTGGTCGACATGAACGCCGATCCCGACTTGCCGTTGCGGCCGCCGGTCGGCCGCACGGGGCGCGCGGAGACGGGGCGTCAGTCGTATTCGATCGAGGCGGTCAACGAGTTCGATCCGCTGTTCGAGGACATCTACGAATACTGCGAGATGCAGGGGCTCGACATCGAGACGCTGATTCACGAAGTGGGCGCCGCGCAGATGGAGATCAACTTCATGCACGGCGACGCGCTGTCGCTTGCGGATCAAGTGTTCCTGTTCAAGCGCACGGTGCGCGAGGCCGCGTTGCGCCACAACATGTACGCGACGTTCATGGCCAAGCCGATGGAAGACGAGCCGGGCTCGGCGATGCACATTCACCAGAGCCTCGCCGATGCGCGCACCGGCCGCAACCTGTTCGCCGACGAAGACGGCGACGTGTCGCCGATGTTCCAGAGCTATCTCGCCGGGCTGCAGAAGTACACGCCGGCGCTGATGCCGATTTTCGCGCCGTACATCAACTCGTATCGCCGGCTTTCGCGCTTCATGGCCGCGCCGATCAACGTGCAGTGGGGCTACGACAACCGCACGGTCGGCTTTCGCATTCCGCAGTCGGCGCCTGCGGCGCGGCGCATCGAGAACCGGATTCCGGGCGTCGACTGCAACCCGTACCTCGCGTTCGCGGCGACGCTCGCGGCCGGTTATCTCGGTCTCACGCAGCAGCTCGCGCCGACCGAGCCGATCGCTTCGGATGGCTACGACCTGCCGTATCAACTACCGCGCAATCTCGAGGAGGGCATCTCGCTGATGGCCGCGTGCACACCGCTCGCCGGCATTCTCGGCGACAAGTTCGTGAAGGCGTATCTGGCGTTGAAGGAGACGGAGTACGAGGCGTTCTTCCGCGTGATCAGTTCGTGGGAGCGCCGTCATTTGCTGCTTCATGTGTGA
- a CDS encoding oxidative damage protection protein gives MARMIQCAKLGKEAEGLDFPPLPGELGKRIYESVSKEAWQGWLKQQTMLINENRLNMADPRARQYLMKQTEKYFFGDGADQASGYVPPTEG, from the coding sequence ATGGCTCGAATGATCCAATGCGCGAAGCTCGGCAAGGAAGCCGAAGGTCTCGATTTCCCGCCGCTGCCGGGCGAGCTCGGCAAGCGCATTTACGAAAGCGTCTCGAAGGAAGCATGGCAAGGCTGGCTCAAGCAGCAGACGATGCTGATCAACGAGAACCGCCTGAACATGGCCGACCCGCGCGCGCGTCAGTACCTGATGAAGCAGACCGAGAAGTATTTCTTCGGCGACGGCGCGGACCAGGCGTCCGGCTACGTGCCGCCGACCGAAGGCTGA
- the argA gene encoding amino-acid N-acetyltransferase: MNSQTDLPPAQTGATTPPAPDDSAVSHAQFVDWMRSVAPYIHKFRNSTFVVGFGGEVVQQGLLNALVSDIALLQAMGIQIVLVHGSRPQVEEQLSLHGVESEFSHGLRITDARALESAKEAAGEVRLDIEAAISQGLPNSPMAHAHISVVSGNFVTARPVGILDGVDFAHTGIVRKIDAESIRHSLASRKLVLLSPLGFSPTGEAFNLSMEDVASAAAIALRADKIIFLTEAPGIVDDEGELVREMSLDAAAELLDSGNIQGDDAFFLKHSIRACRGGVTRAHLIPQSLDGSMLLELFLHDGVGTMISYENLESLREATPDDVGGILSLIEPLESDGTLVRRGRHQIERDIDHFSVIEHDGVLFGCAALYPYQQEKIGEMACLTVAPEAQGSGDGERLLKRIEQRARARGLTHIFVLTTRTEHWFLKRGFVKVSVDDLPEDRRKLYNWQRKSLVLMKQL, translated from the coding sequence ATGAATTCCCAAACCGACCTCCCTCCCGCCCAGACCGGCGCCACGACGCCGCCGGCTCCCGACGATTCGGCCGTCAGCCACGCGCAGTTCGTCGACTGGATGCGCTCCGTCGCGCCCTATATCCACAAGTTCCGCAACAGCACGTTCGTCGTGGGGTTCGGTGGCGAGGTGGTGCAGCAAGGGCTGCTGAACGCGCTCGTGTCGGACATCGCGCTGTTGCAGGCGATGGGCATCCAGATCGTGCTGGTGCACGGCTCGCGGCCGCAGGTCGAGGAGCAGCTGAGCCTGCATGGCGTCGAGTCGGAGTTCTCGCACGGGCTGCGCATCACCGATGCGCGCGCGCTCGAATCGGCGAAGGAGGCGGCCGGCGAAGTGCGGCTGGACATCGAGGCCGCGATCAGCCAGGGGCTGCCGAACTCGCCGATGGCGCATGCGCACATCAGCGTCGTGTCCGGCAACTTCGTGACCGCACGGCCGGTGGGGATTCTCGACGGCGTGGACTTCGCGCACACCGGCATCGTGCGCAAGATCGACGCCGAGTCGATCCGTCATTCGCTCGCGAGCCGCAAGCTCGTGCTGCTGTCGCCGCTCGGTTTCTCGCCGACCGGCGAGGCGTTCAACCTGTCGATGGAAGACGTCGCGTCGGCCGCCGCGATCGCGCTGCGCGCCGACAAGATCATCTTCCTGACCGAAGCGCCCGGCATCGTCGACGACGAAGGCGAGCTGGTCCGCGAAATGTCGCTCGATGCGGCCGCCGAGCTGCTCGATTCGGGCAACATTCAGGGCGACGATGCGTTCTTCCTGAAGCATTCGATTCGCGCATGCCGCGGCGGCGTGACGCGTGCGCATCTGATTCCGCAATCGCTCGACGGCAGCATGCTGCTCGAACTGTTCCTGCACGACGGCGTCGGCACGATGATCTCGTACGAGAATCTGGAGAGCCTGCGCGAGGCGACGCCGGACGACGTCGGCGGCATCCTGTCGCTGATCGAGCCGCTCGAGTCCGACGGCACGCTGGTGCGGCGCGGGCGTCACCAGATCGAACGCGACATCGACCATTTCTCGGTGATCGAGCACGATGGCGTGCTGTTCGGCTGTGCGGCGCTGTATCCGTACCAGCAGGAAAAGATCGGCGAGATGGCGTGCCTGACGGTGGCGCCGGAAGCGCAGGGCTCGGGCGACGGCGAGCGCCTGCTCAAGCGCATCGAGCAGCGTGCGCGCGCACGCGGGCTCACGCATATCTTCGTGCTGACGACGCGCACGGAGCACTGGTTCCTCAAGCGCGGCTTCGTCAAGGTCAGCGTCGACGACCTGCCGGAAGACCGCCGCAAGCTCTACAACTGGCAGCGCAAGTCGCTCGTGCTGATGAAGCAGCTCTGA